aactaattaaatacCAATTTgaaatcaacattatttataaactaagagaATACTCACTTTTCTTGCGAtactgaaatgtaaaataaatactgaaaaataatacatatgaTTTGGATCTGTAATATGTATTTAATgagtctttcttttgttttttatttatttttcaattaatgttAATTGGTACGTTAATATACCCTACACCACACTGAGAAAGGCGACTTGTTCATCATATGTATCAACTTTCGAACTTTTATCTagttattaatttatacatttttaacattaaagaGCTAGAGTCACAATTAGTGAACTCTTATCTCGctataacaaacattttagataaatagttaaacattttaagataGATACTTTATTAGGCTTAAGATGAAGAACTCTGGTTATGAATTACTTCTAAAGATCATTGAATAAAGAGCTTCTTTATCATTGGTGTTCTTAAGAGTGAGTAGATGTGTATAGTTAAGTATCATATctaaataaacattactttaccACACTTCATAATGTATCATGTAGTCTACAGCTTAATATAAATCTTATAAATAAACTAGCTGTATATTCTTCGTGTTATTCTAACCGTTAGAAACCAAAAGTAAAGTGCAGGGAAGTGCAATTTATCATGATGTATTTGAAATACATAGTTAGACACACACCAGTAGAGTATACTCTATATTAATCATGATATCATATACCTCAAAGAAAATTGTATTGTAATTAATCAAATTTAGTAATTTGTCAGCTATTAAGAACATGTCATATGTGGGTGTGTATATATGTCTCATTCATTCTGCAGTTTAACTGATTCCCCTTTACCTTGATTCTGATCAAATGTTTCTAgcaactgtatttattattttaatttcagtaagCGCTTATAGGTCGTATCTAAACTTGTAGTAATGTACAAAACATTCTTAATTTGCTTTCCTTATTTTTGGTGGTTATACCACTTGTACTTAGTGTGTTTGATCAAAATATGGATAGGGTTGGGAAAATCAATAACACGGATAAAATGAGACTAAAATTATGAGGTTCTTAAAATCAGAGGAGAATATTCacaattattaatgaaaataataatttaagtttagtaaactttttcttttaagttaatttttagaAATTGCATACATTTATTGCAGAGATGTAAGGTAATACTAATAGAAGTAGTATTCAGTTAGAACGAAATCGAAAGTCTTAAAATAAGACTTAGACATATCTTAATTAAAATCCAAAGTACTAGATATAAATTATGCTCTTTGCAAAGATCATAGAATACTAGCAAAGCAATAGTATTTTTTATCTTAGTACtatgtaatatttatgtttctgCTTTAAAGTGTAATGTATTCATTTATGGtagctaaatgttttgttactgaaTATAGCGGTTTGGTTATAGATTCAAATactaagtaaaatataaacaactgaaatgaatgatttgttattgttaactaaACACATTACATTCATCTTTAATTTAAATGGTTAGTTTGcgatgaataaattaatttagtaaataaatttaaattattatagttCAAGGGCTAACACCAGTTCATTAAATTGTCATATACAACTGTTACTTAATAATATATTGATACTTATTTGCAATTCGCATAGAAATGATGAACTTTTGGTTAAAACGTTTAGCACTTAGTCTATTTTTGTAGCTAACAACATGTCATCTGCTTtaactaaatacaaaaaatatcagttggttcaatgaaaaaaataaaaacaatcggAACAAACTGATAATTGGAAATTGTGAGAAACGTTACCTTAaggattttattttctaataatatgtttaactcgtactataatttgaaaattttgaaacttGCAGTTCTCTTCACGCATAATTCGAAAACAGTAGAATAACGACTTATTTTTCTTTGCAATTACGAGTCATTCATTAGTATTGACATAAGATGGCAGCACTAACACCACGAGTGAAACTGAAAAGCGGCAATTTTGTAATCGTAAAGGGCTGATTTCTTTTCCTGTAGAACTAGTAGTAGCAGTACCCGCGTGTAGTTCTTTTCCTCGAAATGTTGACATGCCAAAACCATTGAAATAGGATAATAATACTTTGATTCTCTTGTTGATTCATTGCGTTTAAGTGACGTAGTAAAGCCATATTACAAGTTCTCTCGTGGTTCGTCTAAAAATTATACCAATTTTATGCATATATTTGGGAGAAATGACGTAAAACATTAGGACTACAAGTAATACCAGGAAAAGATGGCAAAAACTTTTAAATCAGCCAGTGATAACGACATTCTAACTCTTGCAGATTTTGTTGTATTCGAAGTAAACTCATTATTTTAAATAGGTTTACAGTCTTGTTTAAAAAAAGTCAATTCAAAGCAATGCCACAGCTTATGTTTTATTCCAAAGTTAATGTCTTGTTCGTTAAGAAGTACTTTTTAAACAATGGtctttgaaattaaaaagaagGAGACTGAAGCTACTGTCAGTTAATACTGCTAACAATGACTATATAGGTTAGTATAGGTGCACAGTAACGTTATACTGAGAAATGTTAATCCTCGAATCGCCAAATTTTAAGCTTGTTAACATCAATGtaatataattgaaatgtaatttacaatgTATTATCTTATATACAGTTTTAGCATTTTTAAAATCCCATTTCATCAGTTAAAGAGCTAATAACAGCTATGTAAGTTTCCTTGTAAACGAAAATGAAGATGCGTGATTATGTTGATGGAGAGTTCTGacctaaaacaaagtttaaagtaAGACTACCATAAAATATTCACCTTCTCCCTTTGTGCTtgtgattaaaaagaaaattaaagttacaACCTCCTTCATTAAGAGAGACACAAGAGAAACGATACTGTAACTTCTCTATTAGCTAAATATTACAAGTGAAGTTTTGAAACTCCACTTAGACTACCAATCAGTGATGCTGTTATAATAAGTTAACACAAATGGCTGGCTCTTAATAGGTTCATGCATATAGTTCATTGGTTAATATATCTTCTGGGCATAATGTAGGAAGCAATATTAACTAATAGTTTGGCATACCAATGAATACCTTTTTCATAACTTTGGACTTCCCTTTGAAGAGACGAATTAGCAGGCAGCATGTCGAGTCTCTGGAGTAAATGTAGTGTAAAGTCTTTAACATTCTCTATGAACCTTAGAGGAGCAAAAGACAAGTGAGCCAAATATTGGTAGTTTAAAACAGCGTAACAAGACACCACAACATCATCCACAATCAAATTTCCTTCGTGAGTAAGAGGAGCAACTATTCCCACCTTCAGATTTACACTGATTGTCTTCACCCTCTGTAAGTGCACTTGAGGTTTTGCTGGTTCCAAGACCGAATTGTTGGAgtatacataaatatagtttCCCGCCTGTACATTCTTTGCAAGAGTAGCTTTCATAGTTTTCCTTTCAGATATCGAAGAATTACAAGTGGCCATGAAAATAAGATGGTTAGGAGTCAAGGTTATTCGAATGCCTGATTCCGTTTCGATTATGGTGAATTGTTGACGAGAGTCAATGTCACGATCCAGGAACAGTAGAACTTCAGTAAACACTAATTTTGAATCTCTGTCGACTGCTGCAACCTCGTCTCCAATCCTAATCTCAGAAAGTTTTTTTGGTCCTTCTTTAGTCCTAACGATTCCATTACTATGAAAACATCCACCAGATTTGGCGGCCTCAGACGACTCtacaaaagagagaaagaaaaataaaaaataaaacagatcatATATCAATCCTCATCCCCCTTTTCCTCCTCCCCTCTCCCACGCTAGTTACACAGACAGATAACTTTTAACTGGACAATTGTTGCTCACAGCAGTGACACGCTGACAAATTTTATGTCCTTTCGAGTTGATAAATGGTATACTGTCGCAGCAATGGTCTAATCGGACCAGTTACGTTGGTCGTGAATCCCCATCATCAATGGTTATCTGGCCCGTTAGGTATATTTTACCTCAAGCATTTTCCCACGTTCAAAAGACTTAAAATTTGCAACACATTTCTAGCCTCCCTTCCCAAATTCCCGCTTCTAGATCACTGATTACTTTTCAGAGAAAGTTTCAGTTTACGATGAAGAAATTGCTCTTGTCTTTCAGTCTTTTAAGCTATATATTGCAGCTATCCAACATTTGCAACATGTAATTCTTAGAAAATTGCAAAATTGCACTGCTAGTCAAGGCTGATGCACAGATTATCACAATGTGAAATAGCCTAAACTATTTCGATACCTCAGCTAAAAGTCTTAAGTCACAGTTATTTTCATGCATCATGTCAgacggaaaaaaaaaaacgacaaacAAAATCGACACTACTCCAAACAAAGGAAAAGGTATAATTTACAAAAGTCTTAGAATTTGCAATACTTTCTAGCTTTCCTTCCCAAGTTCCCGTTCCTAGATCACTGATTAGTTTTCTGTAGTTCAGTTGTCGTTGACGTACTTTTATGAAACGTTTGTTGCAAGCTTAAAATTTTCATTGAAAAACCTAAAATCATAGGTGAAATCCTATACCGTCATGAAAGCATATTTCGTAAACAGAGGGCTTAATTATGCATGCATAGTGCGTAAAATTTAGCTGCTCAATCATAATAGATTTTCgttctaaaatattgatgtatatTCTGGACATGCTACAAATAGgcgtaaatatttttgattttaaactaatttttccaAAACCGGAAATAAAGTTGCTGAAGGAATTTCAAGTagaatttttgaaatgttttgtttattgtcaaGCTAAGTTCTGAGTTACTTAAAGTttcgatttatttttatttagaaaaattattgaGTTTTCTATGATCAAGTTACAGttacttgtttcattttattacataCGCGAAATAATCAAATCTGACAATCGTGTAAGTAATCAGCAAAAACGTTTATTTAGTTTgacttttataatttgtttactcTTATGTTGCTTGACAACATATTGTTTCTCTAATCAACAAAATAAGTAACTAGTAATTGTAAACCTATTGTTATGGGTTCACACGTTGTTGTATCAAACTTAACTTAATAAAAGCAGTATGTGATTTTTCCAGAAAGGAGAAGCCATAAAAGTTAGCATACATTAAACTggatagaatagttcgattactgtctgtAGATTAAGATTTTAGTAAGGGGAGTACATTAAACtgtgtttatatgtatttgaaacaaaatacgtTGTGGGGAAGTGAAAAACTTATACGTATATTGAGTTTGTTCGTTTGAAGCTAAgtacaaagctacccaatgggttATCtttgttctgtccaccacgggtatcgaaacctggtttctagcattgccAGTCGGTAAACATGTCGCTGTGTCACTGAGGAGTAAATGTagtgagtgttgatataatatCTCTAACGTGAAAACGTAGTGTGGGATCATCTagcctagagccaagtgcataTACAAGTGTCATGATGAAAGTAAAAGTAtcgatttaattttaaacttaagtcGTTTCCGAACtaaactattttttgttacattagtaatgttttaatataaaaaacaaacctaaattaaaacattaagaattttttccagtttctttgtctatacttttcattttatactttagtacatataataatatcaatatttggttatacttttgttactaagcaacgtgtgtaacggatttaccgttaaaAGTTTGCTTTAATAgctacatttgtttcagtataattttttaGGCGTATGATGTTTATTGTTGGATTTATATTAGGCAAATCCtgtctgttttctaaatttgtagaaggttctcgagagcaagaatcaacaatatatagttTACGTGTCTTCGAACATTGTTTAACGTTTGAGAATCTCGCTTTAAACTATGTAATACAGCGCGCCAAGagacaattataattattttgttagctACAATCACTATATCATGTCTCGGAAACTATagttgtgattaacgcttattaatcggaaaactacagaatttgactaggaacgttaaaagatttcgaacattataaactgttcaacttcagagaattaattacgaggacattaaatatctttgtcaaaaaaagtcagcttgtaagcagTATGAGGCCAGTCAAGAATAAAGAGCTTAAGCAAAGTGttacaatatcaactcagaagtTAATTCGCTAGTCGTTGACATGacccgtcgataaaatattcagttccagaccagatataagactgagttattgtttgtaaatttgtaaaattattgcatataaatcattatttgtaataaccagtggcagtaaccattattataaattgtattgttgtttgtatattaaagtatatttgttttgaaaaaaaaaattgtgtatatcaacaTGTAATTACCTTCTAAGTTAAAATTCATAGTTACTTGAAATTATAGTACATAACGTACGTAAAATAATAATTggagacttgtccgagataaagtataatacgtaacatgtgacataaaagccattgttgtaACATAGTGTTTTCTGGCTTTTCTATGTATTAGAAGTTGTGTAATCTAACTGATGTTCACCAGTAATTATTCTATGAACAcgctgaaaatttatttcataaatgatcttaattttaataggctcacaaaataatttaccaaTGTTTGACTGGTTggaatattataattatactcTCTAGCAATTCTTAAAAATTACTGAATGTCGAGTAAACATTCGAACAgtgtaaatttgtttatttaatctgACGAAGAGCTCCTAAAACTTGTTACTCTTCGCGTTCGGAAGTTCCTGAATAATACATTCCCAGACAGATGAACTGGTAAAGAGAACCAGTACGATGGCTCCCACATTCCCCCGACGTAAACCCGTTGGATTTTTCCTtagggtgtgtgtgtgaaagatTCGACACATGTGTGTAATGTCGTGGGACTTCGTCACTGAATAATCGATGCACTATGAAATGTGACTTCCGAGATAGTGAACACCGAGAGGGAGCTAGAGAAAACTGAACATTCATCGAGCAATAAAAGGTGCACACGTGGAAGGATATTAAgataaggaaaaacaaaaacaccttatggattctttgttatgtaaaataaaactgggGTATTCTCTCTGTAATGTTTTCCaagttattagttttaaaattggGTCAGATAATTTATAGACACCCTGTAGAATGCTGTGTGAAAAATATAATAGGTCTGATACTAATatctaataacaataaattaattataaatctaGTTTGATATAGGAGATATTTTACAAAAGATAAATAaggtattgttattattagatacCACACGCTCCCTgctattacagcggtatgtctacgaatttacaacgctaaaatcagtggttcgattcccctcggtgggctcagcagatagcctgatgtggctttgctataagaaaacacacacacaaatactacactaaactgtgtttatatatatttgaaacaaaatccACGAATAGAAACTGACACAAgttgtgttatttaatcaatttaAGTTAGTAATATgtctatttgttattatattttaatttgttaaagcACTGAAAATTTCACAAACAGCATTTAGTTCCAATCCTTAGTTATAACTTATGGCGCAAGTTTTGGCCCTTGCGTAAACATGATCAATTTTTGAATAATACggagttttaaaattaaatttattgtcattacgTTGTTTGGTACCTTGtctgttttcgaatttcgcgccaagctacacgagggctatctacgctagcttttctaatttagcagtgtaagactagagggaaggtggctagtcatcatcacccactgccacctcttgggctactctttttaccaacaaatagtgagattgaacgtcacattataacgcccccacggctgaaagggcgagcatttttggtgcgacgggaattcgaatccgcgaccctcagattactagtggGGCCCGCTGATTTCAATGAATAAACAactaattaataaagttaaagtTTGTTACTAATAATATCAAGCTGATAAAAGTGGGTTTTACTTTGTTGTGTAAAATCCATGAATGGTACtgaataatagttttgtttttacacacacacacacacacacacacacacacagaaatatatatataatgtaaaactaaCCAGAAaccttttcattttattaatatcaaactAATGGTTACGAATTATGTATATGACAATATTATTAAGTATAGAATATTGCAGGCGACAACATTCTAAGATGCTTATATATAATTGAACTATATCATTTTTGtcttaatatataaaacttatagtaaaaatattttagtgtaacAAAAACGTTGCTGATATACTGTATATAATACTTACATTGTGTAGGTATGAGTTGAAATTTACCTAGTAGATGTTTTCATGAATGATTTAATTTGAAATGTTGATTATAAGGttcaaaaatagtataaaaatactttcgCTTAAACAAATAAACCCACATGTTCATCCATCACGTGTCTTTAGAGAatcatatttaaaacatatttttctatttattactaTTAAAG
Above is a genomic segment from Tachypleus tridentatus isolate NWPU-2018 chromosome 11, ASM421037v1, whole genome shotgun sequence containing:
- the LOC143232651 gene encoding sonic hedgehog protein-like, which gives rise to MLALLHMFSASSVRPRYRRWGRALAVLLLFLIRPGTGCGPGRGSGIRRSSRKLTPLVFKQHVPNVAEKTLAASGLNEGVLQRDDERFQELVPNYNSDIIFKDEEGTGADRLMTQRCKEKLDTLAISVMNQWPGVRLRVTEGWDEELHHAVESLHYEGRAVDITTSDRDRSKYGMLARLAVEAGFDWVYYESRSHIHCSVKSESSEAAKSGGCFHSNGIVRTKEGPKKLSEIRIGDEVAAVDRDSKLVFTEVLLFLDRDIDSRQQFTIIETESGIRITLTPNHLIFMATCNSSISERKTMKATLAKNVQAGNYIYVYSNNSVLEPAKPQVHLQRVKTISVNLKVGIVAPLTHEGNLIVDDVVVSCYAVLNYQYLAHLSFAPLRFIENVKDFTLHLLQRLDMLPANSSLQREVQSYEKGIHWYAKLLVNIASYIMPRRYINQ